One Aspergillus oryzae RIB40 DNA, chromosome 2 genomic window carries:
- the fahA gene encoding fumarylacetoacetate hydrolase FahA (fumarylacetoacetase), whose translation MASWLQIPKNSPFSLANIPFGIISSTKSTSRVAAIAIGEYALNLSTFASSGGFAQLPDFQPHLSVFSQPTLNAFAALGRPVHRQVREYIQNVFRADTPFPQVLKDNASLQKEALLPLSEVTNHVPMQIGDYTDFYAGLNHAYNVGVLFRGPENALQPNYKHLPVAYHSRASSVVPSGTPIHRPNGQILANPAATPKLPTFSPCKKLDIELELAAFVSKPNDLGKPININEAEDHIFGLVLMNDWSARDIQAWEYIPLGPFNAKNFATTITPWVVLLDALEPFRATGLEPGDRDSLLPYLREKRAANVYDIPLEVEITNAGGKPTIISNSNAKNLLYSFPQMLAHHTITGCNMNPGDLLGSGTISGTEPKTQGSLLEQTNGKNPLKLDDGSERLFLEDGDTIVLRGKAGTEGNYVGFGDCTGTILPAIKLEY comes from the coding sequence ATGGCATCGTGGCTTCAGATCCCTAAGAACTCGCCATTCTCGCTGGCGAATATTCCTTTTGGAATTATCTCTTCAACTAAGAGTACCTCTCGTGTGGCTGCGATTGCTATCGGTGAATATGCGCTGAACCTGAGCACTTTTGCCTCGTCGGGGGGCTTCGCGCAACTGCCTGACTTCCAACCACATCTCAGCGTTTTTAGCCAGCCCACCTTGAACGCATTCGCTGCTCTAGGTCGCCCTGTGCACCGCCAAGTCCGCGAGTATATCCAGAATGTCTTCCGCGCGGACACCCCATTTCCTCAGGTCCTCAAGGATAATGCCTCGTTGCAGAAGGAGGCCCTCTTGCCGTTGTCAGAGGTGACCAACCATGTGCCAATGCAAATCGGCGACTACACTGATTTCTACGCCGGCCTGAACCACGCTTACAATGTCGGTGTACTGTTCCGTGGACCAGAGAATGCCTTGCAACCCAACTATAAGCATCTGCCCGTCGCATACCACAGTCGTGCCTCGTCTGTCGTGCCTTCGGGCACACCTATCCACCGTCCCAATGGCCAGATCCTGGCCAACCCAGCCGCTACACCTAAGCTCCCCACCTTTTCCCCATGCAAGAAATTGGACATCGAACTGGAACTGGCTGCATTCGTCAGCAAGCCCAACGATCTCGGAAAGCCCATTAACATCAATGAAGCCGAAGATCATATCTTTGGATTGGTGCTCATGAACGACTGGTCGGCCCGTGACATTCAAGCCTGGGAATACATTCCTCTTGGGCCATTCAACGCAAAGAACTTTGCCACCACGATCACCCCCTGGGTAGTTTTGTTGGACGCATTGGAGCCCTTCCGCGCCACGGGTCTGGAACCTGGTGACCGGGACTCTCTGCTCCCCTACTTGCGTGAGAAGCGCGCAGCCAACGTTTACGATATCCCTCTCGAAGTCGAAATCACCAACGCGGGCGGAAAGCCAACTatcatctccaactccaacGCAAAGAACCTCCTATACTCGTTCCCCCAGATGTTGGCTCACCATACCATCACAGGCTGCAACATGAACCCTGGTGACCTTCTCGGAAGCGGAACAATCTCTGGCACAGAACCCAAGACCCAGGGCAGCCTCCTTGAGCAGACCAATGGAAAGAACCCGCTCAAACTGGATGATGGATCTGAACGTCTGTTCCTGGAGGATGGCGACACTATTGTCCTGCGCGGGAAGGCCGGCACAGAAGGAAACTATGTTGGGTTCGGAGACTGCACGGGAACCATTCTTCCGGCCATCAAGCTGGAATACTAA
- the maiA gene encoding maleylacetoacetate isomerase MaiA (glutathione S-transferase) — protein sequence MTDETPKITLYTYFRSSSAARLRIALNLKSIPYTSIPVNLLKGEQSSPANRALNPSGTVPTLVVERPASQGATVTITQSLAALEYLEEITPASSHALLPPVSDPESRAVVRTLCEIIGCDVQPVTNLKILKRVGPLGFDRETWSKELIEDGFRAYETIVSRTAGVFSVADTVTMADVCLLPAVWGAQRSGVNLAEYPTIQRIAERLEKEDAVKKAHWRTQDDTPEEFRLKESS from the coding sequence ATGACCGACGAAACTCCCAAAATCACCCTATACACATATTTCCGATCCTCCTCCGCAGCCCGTCTCCGCATCGCTCTCAACCTCAAGTCAATCCCCTACACCTCCATCCCTGTAAACCTCCTGAAAGGCGAGCAGTCGTCCCCCGCCAACCGCGCCCTCAACCCCTCCGGCACCGTTCCGACCCTTGTGGTCGAGCGCCCGGCATCCCAGGGCGCAACGGTGACCATTACACAATCCCTCGCCGCGCTCGAATATCTGGAAGAAATCACCCCGGCATCATCCCACGCTCTCCTCCCACCGGTCTCGGACCCGGAGTCCCGTGCGGTCGTTCGCACCCTCTGCGAGATCATTGGCTGCGATGTGCAGCCGGTTACGAACCTGAAGATTTTGAAGCGAGTTGGCCCGCTGGGATTCGATCGAGAGACGTGGTCAAAGGAGCTTATTGAGGATGGGTTCCGCGCTTATGAAACTATTGTTTCACGGACGGCGGGTGTATTCAGTGTTGCTGATACTGTGACTATGGCTGATGTGTGTTTGCTTCCTGCTGTGTGGGGGGCACAGCGCTCTGGCGTGAATTTGGCCGAGTATCCTACTATCCAGCGGATTGCGGAAcggttggagaaggaggatgcgGTGAAGAAGGCGCATTGGAGAACTCAGGATGATACACCTGAGGAGTTTCGCTTGAAGGAATCTTCGTAG
- a CDS encoding putative C6 transcription factor (predicted protein), translating to MSDLSPILTDFYADHNNHRWLVSHDPVLCCTILMISSRYHLLPGAGGGSRNFFIHHRLWQHCQQLVMRLMFGQEKSSQSKVRNIGTIEALMLMSEWHPRSLHFPPESDGWDFDLTSVPPEPQELEDSSSTNRWLEDMIEPARRSDQMSWMLLGSALSLAHELGIFELDEKKLGYASGYEGFISGEQIKLRRQRVQRLLYVYINQLAWRIGCVSLMPQSLNHAILGRRATKELNQTGDEWLIFMDSWMDLTKLAKSVTDMFFPTVSFARQQLHSGRYIELLDHFRPILDKWKEEHLQVRLL from the exons ATGTCGGACCTGTCCCCGATATTAACTGATTTTTATGCAGACCACAATAATCATCGCTGGCTTGTCTCGCATGATCCAGTTTTATGTTGTActatcttgatgatatcctctCGTTATCACCTGTTGCCAGGTGCAGGTGGTGGGTCAAGAAACTTTTTCATTCATCATCGGCTTTGGCAGCATTGTCAGCAACTGGTCATGCGGCTTATGTTCGGACAGGAGAAATCTTCGCAGTCCAAGGTTCGAAACATAGGGACGATCGAGGCTCTCATGTTAATGTCAGAATGGCACCCTCGATCCCTCCATTTCCCTCCAGAAAGCGATGGCTGGGACTTTGATCTTACGTCAGTTCCCCCGGAGCCGCAAGAGCTTGAGGATTCGTCCTCTACAAATCGATGGTTGGAGGACATGATCGAGCCAGCACGAAGATCAGACCAGATGTCTTGGATGCTACTGGGTTCAGCTTTGTCTCTTGCGCACGAACTGGGGATTTTCGAACTTgacgagaagaagttgggttATGCGTCTGGTTACGAGGGATTTATATCTGGCGAACAGATCAAACTCCGCAGGCAGCGGGTGCAGCGGCTGTTATACGTGTACATCAACCAACTGGCATGGCGAATAGGTTGCGTATCGCTTATGCCGCAAAGTCTGAACCATGCTATTCTAGGGCGGCGGGCAACTAAAGAGCTAAATCAAACCGGCGATGAATGGCTGATTTTCATGGATTCCTGGATGGATCTGACAAAACTGGCAAAATCGGTCACTGATATGTTCTTTCCGACCGTCTCGTTTGCCAGACAGCAACTGCATAGTGGACGGTATATTGAATTGCTGGATCATTTTCGTCCGATACTGGACAaatggaaggaagaacaTCTTCAAGTACGAT tactttga
- a CDS encoding uncharacterized protein (predicted protein) has translation MQAVVERVLADSDPRAEEVRALNIDPIDYEYIQEVIDGCCQILQKVIQLAENGVLRFCPVRIFLRITSSSIFLMKALSLGTRQSTLRESLDVLERSIQALRSNALDDIHLSTRYAALLDMHVARLRRNLLASSKTVKSNQGTASRPSMGVSSSTDHGNNTPMMDISMSQNISDMGYIPSLNDIAADDWLSLPFDPSMAPFGISSAGQFPAYEGGALNFIWNLPS, from the coding sequence ATGCAAGCAGTGGTGGAGCGGGTGCTCGCGGACAGCGATCCTCGCGCAGAAGAAGTCCGCGCGCTGAACATTGACCCGATTGACTACGAATACATTCAGGAAGTCATTGATGGTTGCTGCCAGATACTACAGAAGGTAATCCAACTGGCTGAGAATGGGGTATTACGATTCTGTCCCGTCCGGATATTCCTCCGTATCACGAGCTCCTCTATCTTTCTGATGAAGGCTCTTAGTTTGGGGACACGCCAATCGACGTTGCGAGAGTCACTGGATGTTCTTGAACGAAGTATACAAGCGTTAAGGTCGAATGCCTTGGATGATATCCATTTGAGCACTCGCTATGCTGCGCTGTTAGACATGCATGTCGCGCGTTTGCGACGGAACCTACTGGCATCGTCAAAGACTGTCAAGAGTAACCAGGGAACAGCCTCGAGGCCTTCCATGGGTGTTTCATCGAGCACAGATCACGGTAACAATACCCCTATGATGGATATTTCAATGTCACAGAACATATCTGATATGGGGTATATCCCGTCCCTCAATGATATCGCGGCCGATGATTGGCTTTCTTTACCATTCGATCCATCGATGGCACCATTTGGTATCAGTAGTGCAGGACAATTCCCTGCATATGAGGGAGGAGCTTTGAACTTTATTTGGAATTTGCCGTCTTGA
- a CDS encoding protein transporter TIM17 (mitochondrial import inner membrane translocase, subunit TIM17) yields the protein MGAIGGAVWHGIKGFRNSPYGERRIGALTAIKARAPVLGGNFGVWGGMFSTFDCAIKGIRKKEDPYNAIIAGFFTGGALAVRGGVKAARNSAIMCAVFLAVIEGVGIGFQRMMADNTKLEVSLI from the exons ATGGGT GCAATTGGTGGTGCAGTATGGCACGGTATCAAGGGTTTCAGAAACAGCCCCTACGGAGAGCGTCGGATAGGAGCCCTCACAGCCATCAAGGCTCGTGCGCCCGTCCTCGGTGGTAATTTCGGTGTGTGGGGTGGTATGTTCTCGACATTCGATTGTGCGATCAAGGGAATCCGTAAGAAGGAGGACCCTTACAATGCTA TTATCGCTGGTTTCTTCACTGGTGGTGCTTTGGCTGTTCGTGGTGGTGTCAAGGCTGCCAGAAACTCTGCCATTATGTGCGCTGTTTTCCTGGCTGTCATTGAAGGTGTCGGTATTGGTTTCCAGAGAATGATGGCAGACAACACAAAACTAGAGGTGAGCTTGATCTAG
- a CDS encoding isoaspartyl peptidase/L-asparaginase (asparaginase), with protein MAEPKPNSQQRKPLFKPTLIIHGGAGALKRSTLPPSLYNQYQTSLLTYLRSTHSLLKSGSTALDAAVHAVTLLEDDELFNCGRGSVFTTAGTIEMEASLMVTSLVSDDSSPDYPGSIKRGAGVMGLKNVRHPILAAKESLLRTGNGSQDGGSMHSQLVAPYVEEKAREWGLEFMDDEWFWTQRRWDEHLRGLQGEPEPVSFSQGTVGCVCLDMWGGVAVATSTGGLTNKWPGRIGDTPTLGGGFWAEEWEVQCDTVDDGEGADGGGLLDGMLGDCLSFFNSRGRSGDYVSLPMEVPLERGLKEKMVMCSSPENRVKRRAVAVSGTGNGDSFLRVAAARTACAMVRFSERMPTLADAVTAVAGPGGELQRSAGRRWGLTGEGGGGIIGIEAEVEVDEDTGVPVSGMELGRGKVVFDFNCGGMWRAWVEEDGDGNDMENVMVFREPY; from the coding sequence ATGGCCGAGCCCAAACCCAATTCCCAACAAAGGAAACCACTTTTCAAACCAACCCTAATAATCCATGGTGGCGCAGGCGCCCTCAAAAGATCCACCCTCCCCCCATCCCTCTACAATCAATACCAAACCTCCCTGCTCACCTACCTCCGCTCCACGCACTCTCTCCTTAAGTCCGGCTCCACAGCCCTCGATGCCGCAGTCCACGCCGTAACACTCCTCGAAGACGATGAGCTCTTCAATTGCGGTCGCGGAAGCGTCTTCACCACCGCCGGAACCATTGAAATGGAAGCCTCTCTCATGGTGACGTCCCTCGTCTCCGATGATTCTTCCCCCGATTACCCAGGGTCGATCAAGAGGGGCGCAGGCGTCATGGGGTTGAAGAACGTTCGGCACCCGATTCTGGCCGCTAAGGAGTCACTCCTACGGACCGGAAATGGCAGTCAGGACGGGGGCAGCATGCATTCGCAGCTTGTGGCGCCGTatgtggaggagaaggctagGGAATGGGGACTGGAGTTCATGGATGATGAGTGGTTCTGGACGCAACGACGGTGGGACGAGCATCTACGGGGTTTGCAGGGGGAGCCTGAGCCGGTCAGTTTCAGTCAGGGGACGGTTGGGTGTGTGTGTCTTGATATGTGGGGTGGGGTGGCTGTTGCGACTAGTACTGGGGGGTTGACGAACAAGTGGCCTGGGCGGATTGGGGATACGCCGACTTTGGGGGGTGGGTTTTGGGCGGAGGAGTGGGAGGTTCAGTGTGATACTGTAGATGATGGTGAGGGGGCTGATGGGGGAGGGTTGTTGGATGGGATGTTGGGGGATTGTTTGTCGTTCTTTAATAGCAGGGGAAGAAGTGGGGACTATGTGTCTCTACCTATGGAGGTTCCCCTGGAGAGGGGACtaaaggagaagatggtgatgTGTTCTAGTCCGGAGAATAGAGTCAAGAGACgggctgttgctgtttcGGGTACCGGGAATGGGGATTCTTTTCTGAGGGTTGCGGCGGCAAGGACGGCTTGTGCTATGGTTCGTTTTTCGGAGCGGATGCCCACGTTGGCTGATGCTGTTACCGCGGTTGCTGGGCCGGGTGGTGAGTTGCAGCGTTCGGCTGGGAGGCGTTGGGGGCTTACCGGGGAGGGTGGAGGGGGTATTATTGGGATTGAGGCGGAGGTGgaagtggatgaagataCGGGAGTGCCTGTATCTGGGATGGAGCTGGGACGGGGTAAGGTGGTGTTTGATTTCAATTGCGGAGGGATGTGGAGGGCgtgggtggaggaagatggcgatgggaACGATATGGAGAATGTGATGGTCTTTAGAGAGCCATACTAA
- a CDS encoding cytochrome P450 (cytochrome P450 CYP4/CYP19/CYP26 subfamilies): MMGLPWATVYIVIAGYAIAKSTFGNFILLSILVSLLKVFYNWVLYPDFFTPIKKIPSPPGRSWITGNSDTVFLEAPYEHMRKWLENVPNDGLIRYYVSINLERILPVGPRALKEILVTKSYDFPKPEFIRASLKRLAGEHGLLLVEGDDHKKSKKNLLPAFAYRHVKEMYPIFWSKSIEMVRVMDEDLRKKADPTDNVLRMGAYASRAALDIVGVAGMDHDFQSLRDPNNKLVRTYQNLMSEPPLYMKIIFLLTLLLGDPAVVHDLPLERNRSIERSSETIRDVARQMIRQKRAKWESGSSTAEDIDIVSVALRSGNFTEEELVDQMMTFLGAGHETTSTALQWCVYVLCKHPDVQTRLREEIRANLPPISTENPQPPAATDIDNLPYLNAVCNEVLRYHPSVPATIRCASRDTTIIGEPIPKGTLFLIAPEIIGKSKELWGPDADKFNPERWLGPGRANNGGADSNYANLTFLHGPRSCIGQGFAKAELACMVAVVVGKYHMELKNPNAPLEIRQQATVCPKDGVLAKFTNIEGW, encoded by the exons ATGATGGGACTTCCCTGGGCGACGGTCTATATCGTGATCGCTGGGTATGCGATCGCCAAATCAACCTTCGGCAATTTCATCCTTCTATCAATCCTGGTCTCCCTGCTCAAGGTTTTCTATAATTGGGTGCTGTATCCAGACTTTTTCACGCCGATCAAGAAAATTCCATCGCCTCCC GGACGATCGTGGATCACAGGCAACTCCGACACAGTCTTTCTGGAGGCGCCTTATGAGCATATGCGTAAATGGCTGGAAAATGTGCCAAATGACGGATTGATCCGCTATTATGTCTCTATCAACCTAGAGCGCATCTTACCAGTGGGTCCACGAGCTTTGAAAGAGATTCTGGTTACCAAGTCGTACGACTTCCCGAAACCCGAATTCATTAGAGCAAGCCTCAAGCGTTTAGCCGGGGAACATGGCTTGCTCCTCGTGGAAGGGGACGATCATAAG aaatcaaaaaagaacCTCCTTCCGGCATTCGCTTATCGCCATGTCAAAGAGATGTATCCGATTTTCTGGTCAAAGAGTATCGAGATGGTGAGGGTAATGGACGAGGACCTGCGGAAAAAGGCTGATCCAACGGACAATGTCCTCCGGATGGGAGCATACGCCAGTAGGGCGGCGCTCGATATCGTTGGCGTTGCCGGAATGGACCATGACTTTCAATCTCTTCGTGACCCTAACAACAAACTCGTGAGAACGTATCAGAACCTTATGAGCGAACCCCCATTGTACATGAAGattatcttcctcctgacGCTGCTCCTGGGCGACCCTGCCGTTGTTCATGACCTGCCACTCGAGAGGAACAGGAGTATTGAGCGAAGTTCTGAAACCATCCGAGATGTGGCACGACAAATGATCCGGCAGAAGAGAGCAAAATGGGAAAGTGGATCTTCCACCgcagaagatattgatattgtctCGGTTGCCCTGCGGAGCGGGAATTtcaccgaggaggagttggTAGACCAAATGATGACCTTCTTGGGGGCCGGACATGAAACCACGTCAACTGCCTTACAGTGGTGTGTGTACGTCTTATGCAAGCACCCCGATGTACAGACCCGACTCCGTGAAGAGATCCGTGCAAACCTCCCTCCTATCTCGACGGAGAACCCCCAGCCGCCTGCTGCTACCGATATCGATAATCTCCCATATCTCAACGCGGTCTGTAATGAAGTCCTTCGCTATCACCCGTCTGTGCCTGCCACTATCCGCTGTGCTAGTCGAGACACAACGATCATTGGCGAGCCCATTCCGAAAGGCACGTTATTTCTGATTGCCCCCGAAATTATCGGTAAGAGCAAAGAACTTTGGGGCCCGGACGCCGACAAGTTCAACCCAGAACGTTGGCTAGGCCCTGGTCGGGCCAATAACGGTGGTGCTGACAGCAATTATGCTAACCTTACGTTCCTACACGGACCACGGAGCTGCATCGGCCAGGGATTCGCTAAAGCAGAGCTCGCTTGCATGGTAGCGGTCGTCGTGGGCAAGTACCATATGGAGCTGAAAAATCCCAATGCTCCACTCGAAATCCGACAACAAGCGACCGTCTGCCCTAAAGATGGGGTGCTTGCTAAGTTTACTAATATAGAAGGGTGGTGA
- a CDS encoding NADH:flavin oxidoreductase/NADH oxidase (NADH:flavin oxidoreductase/12-oxophytodienoate reductase), with amino-acid sequence MTSRELPDIVNKAAPGISYFTPAQEPPAGTAADPQSDGTAPPKLFQPLSVRGLTFHNRIGLSPLCQYSGDDGHMTDWHMAHLGGIAQRGPGFLMVEATAVEPEGRITPEDLGLWKDSQIEPLRRIIEFVHSQNQLIGVQIAHAGRKASTVAPWLSMNDTASRNVGGWPDHVKGPTDAPFNDRNPTPKEMTKQDIEDLKVAWVSAVKRAVKAGADFVEIHNAHGYLLMSFLSPAVNKRTDEYGGSFENRIRLSMEIAKLTREAVPEDKPVFLRVSATDWLEESRPSEPSWKSEDTVKFAQALAESGYIDLIDISSGGTHQAQHIHAKPGFQAPFAVAVKRAVGDKLKVGSVGMIDSAQLANSLLEKEGLDFVMVGRGFQKNPGLVWAWADDLNVEISMANQIRWGFSRRGAGPFLRKRQEKI; translated from the exons ATGACCTCGCGAGAGCTTCCGGATATCGTAAACAAAGCTGCACCCGGCATCTCTTACTTCACACCCGCCCAAGAACCTCCCGCGGGAACAGCAGCCGACCCGCAATCAGATGGAACGGCCCCTCCGAAGCTGTTCCAACCCCTCTCCGTGCGGGGCCTAACCTTTCATAATCGCATCGGA CTTTCGCCATTGTGTCAGTATTCCGGTGACGATGGTCATATGACAGACTGGCATATGGCCCATCTTGGGGGAATTGCCCAGCGTGGACCGGGGTTCCTCATGGTTGAGGCAACTGCGGTTGAACCCGAGGGTCGTATCACCCCCGAAGATCTGGGACTATGGAAAGATTCGCAGATCGAACCTTTGCGTCGCATCATTGAGTTCGTTCACAGCCAGAACCAGCTGATCGGGGTCCAAATCGCTCACGCCGGCCGCAAAGCAAGCACGGTTGCTCCATGGCTATCCATGAATGACACTGCCTCTAGAAATGTAGGTGGCTGGCCAGATCATGTTAAAGGTCCTACTGATGCTCCGTTCAATGATCGGAACCCTACGCCCAAGGAGATGACAAAGCAGGATATCGAAGACTTGAAGGTCGCATGGGTGAGCGCAGTCAAACGAGCTGTTAAGGCGGGTGCGGACTTTGTTGAAATTCATAACGCCCATGGGTATCTCCTCATGTCGTTCCTGTCCCCCGCCGTGAATAAGAGAACGGATGAATATGGCGGAAGCTTTGAAAATCGCATCCGCCTCAGTATGGAGATTGCTAAGCTGACCAGAGAGGCGGTTCCCGAGGATAAGCCTGTGTTTCTGCGCGTGTCCGCCACCGACTGGCTAGAAGAGTCGAGACCGTCGGAGCCTAGCTGGAAATCAGAGGACACCGTCAAGTTTGCCCAAGCGCTCGCCGAGAGCGGCTACATTGACTTGATTGACATCAGCAGCGGTGGCACTCATCAGGCGCAACACATCCATGCGAAACCCGGCTTCCAGGCTCCTTTTGCTGTCGCCGTTAAACGGGCGGTTGGGGATAAGCTGAAGGTAGGGTCAGTGGGCATGATCGACTCGGCCCAGCTGGCCAACTCCTTGTTAGAGAAGGAGGGTCTAGATTTTGTCATGGTCGGCCGTGGTTTCCAAAAGAATCCGGGATTAGTTTGGGCGTGGGCTGATGATCTGAATGTGGAGATCTCAATGGCTAACCAGATTCGATGGGGTTTCTCTCGTCGTGGTGCTGGACCATTCCTAAGGAAGAGACAGGAAAAAATATAG
- a CDS encoding putative salicylate hydroxylase (2-polyprenyl-6-methoxyphenol hydroxylase and related FAD-dependent oxidoreductases) — protein MPVNKTYGQQVVIHRADLHNALIEQALALPNVELRVNSTVTDVQFDPASVTLADDTVVQGDVVIAADGIKSTIRGHLLGEDSPSKAIPTGDAAYRIMLPRSVMEKDPELKELVDEPQATRWLGPDRHIIAYPVRKHELFNVVLLHPDGHGVEESWTTKGSKQEMVDNYRGWDRRVRKLIDMVAEDEVLEWKLCLHSPLKTWIKGSVALIGDACHPMLSVSPPVLSQKVYPTNVPFRPYVAQGAAQAVEDAAALGVLLSTISSKHEIPIALRAYEKSRKQRAETVQQSGSANRITLHLPDGPEQQARDEQFRLSMTGGSNPDRWTDRETQNFLWGWDAEKAALEAWNGKFPKVAHFNPFLCH, from the coding sequence ATGCCCGTAAACAAGACGTACGGCCAGCAGGTAGTTATTCATCGTGCAGATCTCCATAACGCTCTAATCGAGCAAGCGCTGGCGCTACCAAATGTGGAACTTCGAGTAAACTCGACCGTCACCGATGTTCAATTTGACCCAGCATCTGTGACGTTAGCCGATGACACTGTTGTCCAAGGGGATGTTGTGATAGCTGCCGACGGCatcaaatccaccatccGCGGCCACCTACTTGGCGAGGACTCGCCCTCTAAGGCCATCCCAACAGGTGATGCAGCATATCGGATCATGTTACCACGAAGCGTGATGGAGAAAGATCCTGAATTAAAAGAACTAGTGGACGAGCCACAAGCAACTCGTTGGCTCGGTCCTGACCGTCACATCATTGCTTATCCAGTTCGCAAGCATGAGCTCTTCAACGTGGTACTGCTTCATCCGGATGGACATGGTGTGGAGGAGTCATGGACCACCAAAGGATCGAAGCAGGAAATGGTTGACAACTATCGCGGCTGGGATCGAAGGGTGCGGAAGCTCATTGACATGGTcgcggaagatgaagttcttgaatGGAAGCTCTGTCTGCATTCTCCGTTGAAGACTTGGATTAAAGGTAGTGTGGCCTTAATCGGTGACGCTTGCCATCCTATGCTGTCAGTTTCCCCCCCTGTTCTCTCGCAAAAGGTCTATCCAACTAACGTCCCATTCAGGCCATACGTAGCTCAAGGCGCCGCGCAGGCTGTCGAAGATGCTGCCGCCCTAGGCGTTCTTTTATCGACAATTTCATCCAAACATGAAATTCCTATTGCCCTCCGGGCATATGAAAAGTCCCGGAAGCAACGCGCGGAGACAGTTCAGCAGTCCGGCTCGGCAAATCGTATCACGCTGCACCTCCCTGATGGTCCCGAGCAGCAGGCTAGAGACGAGCAGTTCCGACTATCGATGACCGGCGGGTCTAATCCCGATCGATGGACAGATCGTGAGACGCAGAATTTCTTATGGGGGTGGGATGCCGAGAAAGCAGCCCTGGAGGCCTGGAATGGTAAGTTTCCCAAGGTTGCTCACTTCAATCCCTTCCTTTGTCATTGA